One Mycolicibacterium sp. TUM20985 genomic window, ATCGAGAAGCCCTCGATCTCCGGGTGCAGCACCTTGAGCCCGGCGAGCTTCTCGACGGTGGTGTCGCGACGGGGATGCTCGTCGACGCTGAAATCGATCACCGAGCCGTCCGGCAGCTCGATCTTCAGCGGGAGGATCTCGTCGAGGAACTTGCCCGCGTCCATTGCGGCGATGGCGCGGTGGTGCGAACGGGCCGCCCAGGCGTCCATCTCCTCACGGGTGATGCCCATGGCCTGTGCCGTGTTCCATCCCACCGTGATCGACATGTCCTTGGCTGGCGCATCGGGCGTCTCGACGTGGGTCGGCGGCATCCACCGCTCCTCGAACTTGAGCTCAGGGCCGGGGATGCGCCAGTTCGTCAGCGGCGTCATCGACAGTGACTGCACGCCGCCCGCGATCAGCACGCGTTCCATCCCGGAACCGATCTGTGCGGAGGCGTTGCCGATGGCCGTGAGGCTGCCCGCACAGTGCCGGTTGACCGACTGTCCGGGTACGTGCGACATCCCGGTCGCGTCGGCGGCGTAGCGAGCGAGGTCACCGCCGCCGTAGTGCGATTCGGCGAAGATGATGTCGTCGATGTCCGCAGGGTCGATGCCGGACCTGCGGACGACCTCGGGCAGGACCGCGGTGATGAGGGTCTCGGGGGGTGTGTTGACCAGGGCGCCCTTGAACGAGCGGCCGATCGCGGTCCGGACCGCTCCGACGATGACAGGTGTTGACATATCTCACGACCTCGGTGTTGGGCGTTCACTACGTTACAAAACTAACAGAGAGTGTATCGCGATGGGTAGGCGGTGCCGCACCCCGTGATGCCGCACCCCGCTAGACGATGACGCCGCGCGCGACGAGGTGCTCGGTCAGCGGCGCCACCCCGACGGTGAAGTGCTCCGCCATGGCCGACCGCGCGCCGTCGGCGTCGCGCCGCTCGAATGCGGCGAGCACGCGACGGTGGTCCCTCGTCGACTGTTTCGGCCACCCGGACAGCGTCGGGAAGACCGACTCGGGCGCGTAGCGCGTGATGCCCGACATGAACTGGGTGAGCTTCGGCGAGTCCGCCACCACGTTGATCAGCCGGTGGAACTCGTGGTTCAGCCGAACCGTGCGATCGAGATCTCCGCCGCCATAGGCCTCTTCGAGCTCATCCTGAATGGCGCGCAGGTTCGAGAGCTGTTCGTCGGAGATCGTCTGGGCGGCTCGCGCAGCGAGTTCACCACCGATGAAGGCCTGCACGTTGGCGACGTCGGCCATGTCTTGGGCCGTGAGCTCTTGGACGATGAAACCGCGCCGCGGCTGCTGTACCAGAAGCCCCTCCGCACAAAGGTTCAGCAGCGCCTCGCGCACGGGCGTCACGCTGATACCGAGCTCTACTGCGAGTTGGTCGAGCCGCAGATACTCAGCCGCACGGTAGGTGCCGTCGAAGATGCGCCGCCGGACGAAACGGGCGACGTCGTCAGCGAGTTGCGGGCGGGCCGCGAAACCCGGGTCAGAGCTGGTACTCACGCAGCAGGCTCTTGCTGATGATCGTCTTCTGAATCTCGCTGGTGCCCTCACCGATCAACAGGAACGGCGCATCGCGCATCAGCCGCTCGATCTCGTACTCCTTCGAGTAGCCATACCCACCGTGAATGCGGAAGCTCTGCTCGGTGACCTCCGAGCAATATTCGCTCGCAAGGTATTTCGCCATTCCGGCCGCCACGTCGTTGCGCTCGCCCGAATCCTTCAGCCGGGCCGCGTGCACCATCATCAAGTGGGCGGCCTCCACCTTGGTCGCCATCTCGGCGAGCTGGAACGCGATGGCCTGGTGCTCCGCGATGGGCTTGCCGAACGTGCTGCGCTGCTGTGCGTACCGGATGGCCAGCTCGAAGGCCCGGATGCTGACCCCGCAGGCGCGGGCCGAGACGTTCACCCGGCCGACCTCGACGCCGTCCATCATCTGGAAGAAACCCTGCCCCGGCTGCTCGCCCAGCACGTCGGCGGCGTCGGCCCGGTAGCCGTCGAAGAGCAGCTCGGTCGTGTCGATGCCCTTGTACCCCAGTTTGTCGAGTTTGCCGGGGATCACCAGCCCGGGCAGCACCTCGCCGAAACCAGCCGGCTTCTCGATCAGGAACGCGGTGAGGTTGCGGTGCGGTTTGTCGGCCCCCTCATCGGTCTTCACCAGTGCGGCAACGAGTGTGGAGCTGCCCCCGTTGGTGAGCCACATCTTCTGGCCGTTGATCGTGTAGTCACCCTCGGCGTCGCGCACGGCCCTGGTGCGGATGGCCGCCACGTCGGATCCCAGCTCCGGCTCGGACATCGAGAAGGCGCCACGGACTTCACCGGTCGCCATCCGGGGCAGGAAGCGCTGCTTCTGCTCATCGGTGCCGTGCTGGCGGATCATGTACGCAACGATGAAGTGCGTGTTGATCACACCGGACACACTCATCCAGCCGCGGGCCAACTCCTCGACGCACAGCGCATAGGTGAGCAGCGACTCCCCCAGCCCCCCGTACTCCTCGGGGATCATCAGCCCGAACAGGCCCATCTCGCACATCTTGTCGACGATCGCCTGCGGATAGGCGTCGGCGTGCTCGAGTTCCTGGGCGTGCGGAATGACCTCCCTGTCGACGAACTGACGCACGGTGGCGACGATCTCGGTCTGCACCTCGGTGAGGCCGGCCGTCTGGGCGAGCTTGCTCATTCCGCAACCCTCTCGAACACGGCTGCGAGCCCCTGGCCCCCGCCGAACCACATGGTCTCCAGCCCGTAGCGGGCGTCGCGCCTTCGCATCTCGCGCGCGAGCGTCGCGAGCATCCGGCCGCCGGTCGCTCCCACGGGGTGACCGAGCGAGATGCCCGAGCCCTGCACGTTGGTGCGATCGAGGTCGGCTGGCGTGAACTTCCACTCCCGTATCACCGCCAGCGCCTGCGCGGCGAATGCCTCGTTGAGTTCGATCAGATCGATGTCGGCGAGGCGCAGTCCAGCGTTGCCCAACGCCACCTCAGTCGCCGGCACCGGGCCGATGCCCATCACGTTGGGCGGCACCCCCGCGACACCCCAGGACACCAGCCGCACGAGGGGCTTCAGGCCCAACTCGGTAGCCTTCGCACGCGTGGCCACCAGGCACATCGACGCCGCGTCGTTCTGCCCGCTCGCGTTACCCGCCGTCACGGTGGCTTCCGAATCCTGCTTGCCAAGAAGCGGTTTCAGCTTTCCCAGTGACTCCACCGAGGTGTCCGCACGCGGATGTTCGTCGGTGTCGATCACCTCGTCCCCGGCGCGGCTGCTCACGGTGACGGGAATGATCTGGTCGGCCAGCAGGCCGTCCCGCTGCGCGGCCACGGCTCGGCGATGCGAGGTGACGGCCAGTTCGTCCTGCTCCTCGCGCCCAATCCCGTACTGGCGCCTCAGATTCTCAGCGGTCTCGATCATGCCGCCGGGCACCGGGTAATCCCTACCCCCCGCCGTCGTCCGGCCACGATTGAGAGCGTCGTGGACCTTCACCCCGCCCCTGGCCCCACCCCAGCGCATGTCCGTCGAATGGAATACGGCGTTGGTCATGGATTCCGCGCCGCCGGCGACGACGAGCTCGTTCTGCCCGGTGCTCACCTGCATGCACGCCTGAATCACGGCCTGCAGCCCAGAACCGCAACGACGATCGAGCTGCATGCCGGGCACGGTCACCGGCAGTCCCGCATCGAGTGCCACGACCCGGCCGATCGCCGGCGCCTCCATACTCGGATAACAGTGCCCGAGAATGACGTCCTCGACGGCGTCGGATGCGACACCCGTGCGGTCCAGCAACCCGCGCAGGGCCGCGACGCCGAGTTCCACGGCGGTCAGGGACGTGAACATGCCTCCGTACCGCCCGATGGGCGTGCGGACGGGCTCGCAGATCAGGGCGTCCACCATCAGATGTGTCTGCCGCCGGTCACTTCGAGCACCGTGCCGGTCATGTACGACGAGAGGTCGGAGGCCAGGAAGAGCGCGACGTTCGCCACTTCGGCGGGCTCGCCGGCCCGGGCCATCGGAATCTCGGCCAGCTTGGCGTCCCAGATGCGTTGCGGCATGGCCTCCGTCATGGCCGATCGAATCAGACCCGGCTGGATCGCGTTGATCCGCACGCCGAGATGGGCGACCTCCTTGGCCGCCGCCTTGGTCAGCCCGACGATGCCTGCCTTCGCCGCGGAGTAATTGGTCTGGCCGATGAGGCCCACCTTCCCCGAGATCGACGAGATGTTGACGATCGCGCCACTCTTGTTCTCCCGCATGATGTTTGCAGCCTTGCGGGTGCCGTTCCAGGTCCCCTTGAGGTGCACCGAGATGACCTGGTCGAACTGCTCCTCGGTCATCTTGCGCATGGTGGCGTCGCGCGTGATGCCGGCGTTGTTGACCATCACGTCGAGGCTCCCGAACCTCTCCACCGCGGCCGCGACGAGTGCCTCCACGTCGTCGGCCCTCGTCACGTCGCAGCGCACGGCCGTCGCGACCTCGTGTCCACCCAACTTCTCGACCGCGGCTTCGGTGGCGGGCAGGTCGAGATCGCCGAGCACCACGCGGGCGCCCTCGGCGACATAGCGTTCGGCGATGGCGAACCCGATTCCCTGCGCCCCGCCGGTGACCACTGCGGTCCGTCCCTCGAGCAATGCCACGTCGTACCCGTCCTTCCTGCGTCCCAGCTCCAACATAAAATATGATATTTCCGCATCAAACCATCTCGCCCCGGTCAGGAGAAACCCGCGCATGTCAGAGCCCGCCGTCGGCAGTCAGGTCAGCGATCAGGACTTTCGGGACATCCGAGACGCGACGCGCGACTTCGTCCGGTCGGTGGTGATGCCCCGCGGGTTGGAGATCGCCAACGGGAACGCCGTGCCAGACGACATTCGCGAACAGACGAAGAAGATGGGACTCTTCGGCTACGCGATCCCTCAGGAGTGGGGCGGGCTCGGGCTGGACATCACCCAGGACGTCGAACTGGCGCTGGAATTCGGCTACACGACCCTGGCGCTGCGCTCGATGTTCGGGACCAACAACGGCATCGCGGGTCAGGTTCTGGTCGGCTTCGGCACCGATGAGCAGAAGGCCCGCTGGCTCGAGGGGATCGCCTCGGGCGACGTCGTCGCATCCTTCGCCTTGACCGAGCCCGGAGCCGGGTCGAACCCAGCTGGGTTGCGCACCAAGGCCATTCGCGATGGTGACCAGTGGGTGATCACCGGACGCAAGCAGTACATCACCAACGCGCCGACCGCCGACCTGTTCGTGGTCTTCGCGCGCACCCGTCCCGCGGACGCCGACGGCCCAGGGATCGCGGTGTTCCTGGTGCCCGCCGACGCCGCAGGGGTCGAGGTCGGCGCCAAGGACGCCAAGATGGGCCAGGAGGGCGCATGGACCTCCGACGTCAACCTCGACGCCGTGCGCGTCGGCGACGATGCACTGATCGGCGGTGCCGTCGACGTGGGCTACCGGGCTGCCATGACCTCCTTGGCCAGGGGGCGCATCCACATCGCCGCGCTGTCGGTCGGGGCGGCTCAGCGCGCGCTCGACGAGTCGGTGGCCTATGCCGCGACGGCGACCCAGGGCGGCACGGCGATCGGCGAATTCCAACTCGTCCAGGCCATGATCGCGGACATGCAGACGGGTGTGATGGCCGGCCGGGCACTGGTCCGCGACGCCGCCAGAATGTGGCTCACCGGCGAGGATCGTCGCATCGCCCCGTCGACGGCGAAGTTGTTCTGCACCGAAATGGTGGGCCGCGTGGCCGATCTCGCGGTCCAAGTCCACGGCGGCGCCGGGTACATGCGCGACGTTCCCGTCGAGAGGATCTACCGGGACGTACGACTCTTGCGACTCTACGAAGGCACCAGTGAGATCCAGCGTCTCATCATCGGCGGTGGTCTCGTCAAGGCGGCGCAGCGCAAGTCCTGACCGAGCCGACGCTCACGCGATGTAGCGAACGATCGACTCCGCGACCGCGGCCGGCTTGGCGGAGTCCTCGATCTCGACCGTGATCGTCGTCGTTGCCTGAACCGCCCCGTCGAGCTGTTTGATCGCCGTGATCTCGCCGCGAGCGCGAATCTTCGCGCCCACCTTGACGGGGGTGATGAACCGCACCTTGTCGTAGCCGTAATTCACCGCCAGCGCGATGTTGTCCACCCGGTAGAGCTGATGAGAGAAATGCGGCAGCAGCGAGAGCGTGAGCAGACCGTGGGCAATGGTCCCACCGAACGGCCCACTGGCCGCCCGCTGGGGGTCGACGTGGATCCACTGATGGTCGTCGGTGGCGTCGGCGAAGAGGTCGACGCGATCTTGTCCAATTTCCATCCAGTCCGTCGGTCCGAGTTGGCTACCGAGTGCCGTCGCAAACTCGTCGAGATCCTTGAAAACCTTCACGCTTACTCCTTCTCCTGCAAGAGATGATGATGAATTCGGTCGGTATCGCACCCGTGAAACCGGTATCTCGCCCGTGAACAACGTCCGGATTAAAACAATGGCATGCATACGCAGAAATTTGCCGGTAAACCATCAGCTATTGGTCACCTAAGGCCGTCGATGTCGTCGACCTGCGTGGATGACAACAAGCCATTTCGCCGTAATTGAGGCTTGATTAGCCAACCATCCTTGCTGCTCCGGGGGTGACGACTGGACTTCGGAAAACTTCGGAAGCCTAGCTGGGATGAAGCGATCGTGGGACTGATACTTATTTCGCGAGACATATCACCCTCCCATGGGAATGCCCGCGGCCGACGAGGACTCAACCCTCGTCGGCCGCCTTACGAACGAGGTCCCGATGCACCCTCAACCGATCGAATTAGGATTCCCGGCCGACAGCGGTCCCCACGACAACATCAGCTGGTGGGACGCCGAGGCCGACTGCACGATGGTGCTGTCGCGACCCGACGTCGACCGCGACCTTTGGAACGAATACCTCCGCGGGGCGGAGCAGAGTTACCGCCGTCACGGGGTCGAACGAGCCGTCGACGTTGCCGAGGTCAGCAAGGGCACCGACACCGCGATGTTCTGGGCGACGCTCGACACGGCGGGACGGGTGATCGGTGGTCTGCGCGCCAAGGGCCCGCTGCTGTCGGCCGACGACTCGCATGCCACCGTCGAATGGGCGGGACAACCGGGTCTCGACTCCGTGCGCAAGATG contains:
- a CDS encoding thiolase family protein; the encoded protein is MSTPVIVGAVRTAIGRSFKGALVNTPPETLITAVLPEVVRRSGIDPADIDDIIFAESHYGGGDLARYAADATGMSHVPGQSVNRHCAGSLTAIGNASAQIGSGMERVLIAGGVQSLSMTPLTNWRIPGPELKFEERWMPPTHVETPDAPAKDMSITVGWNTAQAMGITREEMDAWAARSHHRAIAAMDAGKFLDEILPLKIELPDGSVIDFSVDEHPRRDTTVEKLAGLKVLHPEIEGFSITAGNASGTNDACAAVAVVDRDYALAKGLSVMATVKAWGAAGVPPRDTGLGAVKAIGKVLDRAGLKPSDISLWEINEAFASVPIAACKEYWLDEELVNFSGSGCSLGHPIAASGARMVTTLIYELQRRGGGIGMAAMCAGGGQGGAVIVEV
- a CDS encoding GntR family transcriptional regulator, which produces MSTSSDPGFAARPQLADDVARFVRRRIFDGTYRAAEYLRLDQLAVELGISVTPVREALLNLCAEGLLVQQPRRGFIVQELTAQDMADVANVQAFIGGELAARAAQTISDEQLSNLRAIQDELEEAYGGGDLDRTVRLNHEFHRLINVVADSPKLTQFMSGITRYAPESVFPTLSGWPKQSTRDHRRVLAAFERRDADGARSAMAEHFTVGVAPLTEHLVARGVIV
- a CDS encoding acyl-CoA dehydrogenase family protein; protein product: MSKLAQTAGLTEVQTEIVATVRQFVDREVIPHAQELEHADAYPQAIVDKMCEMGLFGLMIPEEYGGLGESLLTYALCVEELARGWMSVSGVINTHFIVAYMIRQHGTDEQKQRFLPRMATGEVRGAFSMSEPELGSDVAAIRTRAVRDAEGDYTINGQKMWLTNGGSSTLVAALVKTDEGADKPHRNLTAFLIEKPAGFGEVLPGLVIPGKLDKLGYKGIDTTELLFDGYRADAADVLGEQPGQGFFQMMDGVEVGRVNVSARACGVSIRAFELAIRYAQQRSTFGKPIAEHQAIAFQLAEMATKVEAAHLMMVHAARLKDSGERNDVAAGMAKYLASEYCSEVTEQSFRIHGGYGYSKEYEIERLMRDAPFLLIGEGTSEIQKTIISKSLLREYQL
- a CDS encoding acetyl-CoA C-acetyltransferase, yielding MVDALICEPVRTPIGRYGGMFTSLTAVELGVAALRGLLDRTGVASDAVEDVILGHCYPSMEAPAIGRVVALDAGLPVTVPGMQLDRRCGSGLQAVIQACMQVSTGQNELVVAGGAESMTNAVFHSTDMRWGGARGGVKVHDALNRGRTTAGGRDYPVPGGMIETAENLRRQYGIGREEQDELAVTSHRRAVAAQRDGLLADQIIPVTVSSRAGDEVIDTDEHPRADTSVESLGKLKPLLGKQDSEATVTAGNASGQNDAASMCLVATRAKATELGLKPLVRLVSWGVAGVPPNVMGIGPVPATEVALGNAGLRLADIDLIELNEAFAAQALAVIREWKFTPADLDRTNVQGSGISLGHPVGATGGRMLATLAREMRRRDARYGLETMWFGGGQGLAAVFERVAE
- the fabG gene encoding 3-oxoacyl-ACP reductase FabG encodes the protein MLELGRRKDGYDVALLEGRTAVVTGGAQGIGFAIAERYVAEGARVVLGDLDLPATEAAVEKLGGHEVATAVRCDVTRADDVEALVAAAVERFGSLDVMVNNAGITRDATMRKMTEEQFDQVISVHLKGTWNGTRKAANIMRENKSGAIVNISSISGKVGLIGQTNYSAAKAGIVGLTKAAAKEVAHLGVRINAIQPGLIRSAMTEAMPQRIWDAKLAEIPMARAGEPAEVANVALFLASDLSSYMTGTVLEVTGGRHI
- a CDS encoding acyl-CoA dehydrogenase family protein, whose amino-acid sequence is MSEPAVGSQVSDQDFRDIRDATRDFVRSVVMPRGLEIANGNAVPDDIREQTKKMGLFGYAIPQEWGGLGLDITQDVELALEFGYTTLALRSMFGTNNGIAGQVLVGFGTDEQKARWLEGIASGDVVASFALTEPGAGSNPAGLRTKAIRDGDQWVITGRKQYITNAPTADLFVVFARTRPADADGPGIAVFLVPADAAGVEVGAKDAKMGQEGAWTSDVNLDAVRVGDDALIGGAVDVGYRAAMTSLARGRIHIAALSVGAAQRALDESVAYAATATQGGTAIGEFQLVQAMIADMQTGVMAGRALVRDAARMWLTGEDRRIAPSTAKLFCTEMVGRVADLAVQVHGGAGYMRDVPVERIYRDVRLLRLYEGTSEIQRLIIGGGLVKAAQRKS
- a CDS encoding MaoC family dehydratase, which produces MKVFKDLDEFATALGSQLGPTDWMEIGQDRVDLFADATDDHQWIHVDPQRAASGPFGGTIAHGLLTLSLLPHFSHQLYRVDNIALAVNYGYDKVRFITPVKVGAKIRARGEITAIKQLDGAVQATTTITVEIEDSAKPAAVAESIVRYIA